In Myxococcales bacterium, the following proteins share a genomic window:
- a CDS encoding sigma 54-interacting transcriptional regulator, producing MENQSFTLAQLRTLHAIATVLAKPGEVETVLHDTLHILAEQLGMKRGAVAILRRDLQEIHTLARVGMEDERQDPVVLRLGEGITGRVVKYGKPIAVPRLDREPLFLDRSGSRRQLNRADLAFLCVPIKYGKEVVGSLSVDRVATDETELADEIRFLESVVELIASRVESRRVAEENRWLREGAGLSGASGLIYGASPAIRQVRALVAQVADSKTTVLLTGETGVGKGLVARAIHLSSPRRDQPFVKVNCGAIPENLIESELFGHEKGAFTGATQTRIGRFESADGGTIFLDEVGELPAQSQVKLLRVLQEREFERVGGQRTIKVNTRLISATNRDLEQEVAAGKFRTDLFYRLHVFPIHVPPLHERGADVMMLADRFTKLYAEELGKEVNRIDTPAIDMLMAYHWPGNVRELENVIERAVLMSTDGVIHGHLLPPSLQMKAVEGRTKRRGKFEQLVAAYEMELIVDALKDAEGSQTRAAYLLGTTKRIIQYKVNKYGLDYRKFRQKPRLDRSED from the coding sequence ATGGAAAACCAATCCTTCACCCTGGCGCAACTCCGCACGCTGCACGCCATCGCTACGGTGCTGGCCAAACCCGGCGAGGTTGAAACCGTGTTGCACGACACCCTGCACATACTCGCCGAACAGCTCGGTATGAAGCGTGGCGCCGTCGCGATTCTGCGCCGCGACTTGCAGGAGATTCATACGCTGGCGCGCGTCGGCATGGAGGACGAGCGCCAAGATCCCGTCGTACTGCGCCTCGGTGAGGGGATCACCGGCCGCGTCGTAAAATACGGTAAGCCCATCGCCGTGCCGCGACTTGACCGCGAACCGCTGTTTCTCGACCGCTCCGGCTCGCGGCGCCAGCTAAATCGTGCCGACCTCGCGTTTCTCTGTGTGCCGATCAAGTACGGCAAGGAAGTCGTCGGCTCGCTGTCGGTCGATCGCGTAGCGACCGACGAAACGGAACTCGCCGATGAGATCCGATTTCTGGAAAGCGTGGTCGAGCTGATCGCCTCGCGCGTTGAAAGCCGTCGCGTGGCCGAAGAAAACCGCTGGCTGCGCGAGGGCGCGGGGTTGTCGGGCGCGTCAGGGTTGATCTACGGCGCGTCGCCGGCGATTCGCCAGGTGCGCGCGCTGGTCGCGCAGGTTGCCGACAGTAAGACGACCGTGCTCCTTACTGGCGAAACAGGCGTCGGGAAGGGCCTCGTCGCGCGGGCGATTCACCTGAGCAGCCCGCGGCGTGACCAGCCGTTCGTTAAGGTCAACTGCGGCGCGATTCCCGAAAACCTGATCGAGAGTGAACTATTCGGCCACGAAAAAGGCGCGTTCACGGGCGCGACGCAAACGCGCATCGGCCGCTTCGAGTCGGCGGACGGCGGCACGATCTTTCTCGACGAGGTCGGCGAACTGCCAGCGCAGTCGCAGGTCAAGCTGTTGCGTGTCCTGCAGGAGCGGGAGTTCGAACGCGTCGGCGGGCAGCGAACGATCAAAGTGAACACGCGTCTGATTTCCGCAACCAACCGGGATCTGGAACAAGAAGTTGCGGCGGGCAAGTTCCGCACCGACCTGTTCTACCGTTTGCACGTCTTCCCGATTCACGTGCCGCCGCTGCATGAGCGCGGGGCCGACGTGATGATGCTCGCTGATCGCTTCACCAAACTATACGCTGAGGAATTGGGCAAGGAGGTCAACCGCATCGACACGCCGGCAATCGATATGCTGATGGCTTATCATTGGCCGGGCAACGTGCGCGAACTGGAGAACGTCATCGAACGCGCGGTGCTGATGTCGACCGACGGTGTCATTCACGGTCATCTACTGCCGCCATCGCTGCAAATGAAGGCCGTCGAAGGGCGCACCAAGCGGCGCGGCAAGTTCGAGCAACTGGTCGCCGCTTACGAAATGGAGTTGATCGTTGATGCGCTGAAAGACGCCGAGGGCAGCCAGACTCGCGCAGCCTATCTTTTAGGTACCACCAAACGCATCATCCAATACAAGGTAAATAAATACGGCCTCGACTATCGCAAGTTCCGCCAAAAACCGAGACTGGATAGATCGGAGGATTAA
- a CDS encoding ammonium transporter, which produces MKRTAIPLIILAAIGLFAAFVPLAGPSVSGGPINSGDVAWMLCSSALVLLMTPGLSFFYGGMVRPKNVISTMLQSFISMGLISIVWFVVGFSLAYGDSIGGVIGNPFTFFMFRQVGGATHPTLSPTIPLVLFAFFQLKFAIITPALITGSFAERVRFNSYMLYLVLWALVIYSPLAHWTWHPDGFLRKMGVLDFAGGTVVHMSAGFAALAGAIMLGSRNGSGKKHAPMLPANIPFVILGAAMLWFGWFGFNAGSALAANETAAMAFATTNTASASAALAWIFFDVARGRKPTAIGTSIGAVVGLVAITPGAGYVSIGVSVFIGAVAAIISNTLVALKTWTEIDDTLDVFPCHGVGGTVGMLLTAVFAKDVGLVYGHLTTFLHHLLALLIVTVFAFGGSYLLYLITDLIIPLRVTREQELVGLDISQHGESLTLLRAGVESH; this is translated from the coding sequence ATGAAAAGAACCGCCATCCCGTTGATTATATTGGCCGCGATTGGACTGTTCGCGGCGTTTGTACCGCTGGCCGGTCCCTCGGTGAGCGGCGGCCCGATCAATTCGGGTGACGTGGCCTGGATGTTGTGCTCCAGCGCCCTCGTGTTGTTGATGACTCCCGGCCTGTCCTTTTTTTATGGCGGAATGGTGCGGCCAAAGAACGTCATTTCGACAATGCTGCAGAGCTTCATTTCCATGGGATTGATCAGCATTGTCTGGTTTGTGGTGGGGTTCAGTCTCGCGTATGGCGACAGCATCGGCGGCGTGATCGGCAATCCGTTCACCTTTTTCATGTTCCGTCAGGTCGGCGGCGCCACCCATCCGACGCTTTCGCCGACTATACCGCTCGTGCTTTTCGCGTTCTTCCAACTCAAATTCGCTATCATTACGCCGGCGTTGATCACCGGCTCGTTTGCTGAACGCGTGCGATTCAATAGTTACATGTTGTACCTGGTTTTGTGGGCGCTGGTTATTTATAGCCCGTTAGCGCATTGGACTTGGCACCCCGACGGCTTCCTGCGCAAGATGGGCGTGCTCGATTTTGCCGGCGGCACTGTCGTGCACATGTCGGCTGGATTCGCCGCGCTGGCCGGCGCAATCATGCTGGGGAGCCGCAACGGCAGCGGGAAAAAGCACGCGCCGATGCTGCCGGCCAATATTCCGTTCGTTATCCTCGGCGCGGCGATGTTGTGGTTCGGTTGGTTCGGCTTCAATGCCGGTTCGGCGCTGGCGGCCAACGAAACGGCGGCCATGGCCTTTGCCACGACAAATACGGCATCCGCTTCGGCGGCACTGGCCTGGATTTTCTTCGATGTGGCGCGCGGGCGGAAACCGACGGCGATCGGCACGAGCATCGGCGCGGTGGTCGGTCTGGTCGCGATTACCCCGGGCGCGGGCTATGTTTCGATCGGGGTGAGCGTTTTCATCGGTGCCGTCGCCGCGATAATCAGCAACACATTGGTGGCCCTGAAAACGTGGACCGAGATCGACGACACGCTGGACGTATTCCCCTGTCACGGCGTGGGCGGCACGGTCGGCATGCTGTTGACGGCGGTGTTCGCCAAGGACGTGGGTCTTGTATATGGTCATCTGACGACATTTTTGCACCACTTGCTGGCATTGCTGATCGTGACAGTCTTCGCCTTCGGCGGTTCGTATCTGTTGTATCTTATAACCGACCTGATCATCCCCTTGCGTGTGACGCGTGAGCAGGAATTGGTCGGCCTTGATATCAGTCAGCACGGCGAATCGCTCACGTTGCTGCGCGCCGGCGTCGAATCCCATTGA
- a CDS encoding P-II family nitrogen regulator — MKKIEAFLREESLQDVKDALRAIGIVGMNVHQVHGHGRQGGITLAWRGSSYQMDLLPKMQLNIFLSEHNVERTIQTIIQAARTDSEGEEGDGVIFVLPADDVIRISTGERGRDALQYRGDIDDPSGRKKEG, encoded by the coding sequence ATGAAGAAGATTGAGGCCTTTCTTCGCGAAGAGTCCCTGCAAGACGTTAAAGACGCACTGCGCGCCATCGGCATCGTCGGGATGAATGTCCATCAGGTACACGGGCATGGGCGCCAGGGCGGCATCACACTGGCTTGGCGCGGCTCATCTTACCAGATGGACCTCTTGCCGAAGATGCAGCTCAATATTTTCTTGAGCGAACACAACGTCGAGCGAACGATTCAGACCATTATCCAGGCCGCACGCACCGACTCGGAAGGCGAGGAGGGCGACGGGGTCATCTTTGTCTTGCCTGCCGACGACGTGATTCGCATCAGCACGGGCGAGCGCGGACGCGATGCGCTGCAATACCGCGGCGATATCGACGATCCATCCGGCCGCAAAAAAGAAGGATAA
- a CDS encoding tyrosine-type recombinase/integrase, with protein sequence MSDLDLKKAWDNVLARAETARRTFHEARHSFASMFLNDGRQSQYLLKELLGQSDISTTEIYSHAKQEALAAAVNALEFDDTEQPGGMPAMKLFTWSSGCTSGCSGQKEGVTNA encoded by the coding sequence TTGTCGGACCTCGACCTGAAGAAGGCGTGGGATAACGTTTTGGCCAGGGCTGAAACGGCCCGCCGGACATTCCACGAAGCGCGACACAGCTTCGCCTCGATGTTTCTGAACGACGGCAGACAGTCTCAGTATCTGCTCAAGGAACTGCTGGGGCAGAGCGACATTTCGACGACGGAGATCTATTCGCACGCGAAACAGGAAGCGCTCGCCGCGGCCGTCAACGCGCTGGAGTTCGACGACACCGAGCAACCAGGGGGAATGCCTGCCATGAAGTTATTTACATGGTCGAGTGGTTGCACTTCTGGTTGCAGTGGGCAAAAAGAAGGGGTTACAAACGCCTAG